In the genome of Noviherbaspirillum sp. L7-7A, one region contains:
- a CDS encoding NAD-dependent succinate-semialdehyde dehydrogenase: protein MTLNIDNPALLCSQSLINGEWRHAADGRRLAVTNPASGELIAEVPDCTPQDAQAAVDAAQKAFAVFRHGVAKERAALLKRWHGLVMANQEDLARLMSLEQGKPLAESRTEVAYGASYIEWFAEEAKRADGDIIPQQSQNHRLLVIRQPVGVVAAITPWNFPMAMLARKIAPAIAAGCAVVCKPAEDTPLTALAMAKLLQQAGAPAGLINVLTTSRERAGPLADVWLADARVRKISFTGSTAVGKHLARESAGTLKRLSLELGGNAPFIVFDDADIDAAVAGLMVAKFRNAGQTCICPNRVYVQQAVYERFIGKLAEKVGSLTIGPAAGGRAEIGPLINARAVEKVEQHLKDALEQGARLVVGGQRHACPDAPNGHFFTPTVVADVTAAMRMSCEETFGPVVPVTSFATEAEVVEMANATPFGLAAYFYSRDIDRIWEVAEAIEAGMVAVNDGALSTEIAPFGGIKDSGYGREGSRYGLDEYMNIKYIRHGSLARRLPG from the coding sequence ATGACCCTGAACATCGACAACCCCGCGCTGCTGTGCAGCCAGAGCCTGATCAACGGCGAGTGGCGCCATGCCGCCGACGGCCGCCGCCTCGCCGTCACTAATCCCGCCAGCGGCGAGCTGATCGCCGAAGTACCCGACTGCACGCCGCAGGACGCGCAGGCCGCGGTGGATGCGGCGCAGAAAGCCTTTGCCGTGTTCCGCCATGGGGTTGCCAAGGAGCGCGCCGCGCTGCTTAAGCGCTGGCACGGACTGGTGATGGCAAACCAGGAAGACCTGGCGCGGCTGATGTCGCTGGAGCAGGGCAAGCCGCTGGCGGAAAGCCGCACCGAGGTGGCTTACGGCGCGTCCTACATCGAATGGTTCGCCGAGGAAGCCAAGCGCGCCGACGGTGACATCATTCCGCAGCAGAGTCAGAACCACAGGCTGCTGGTGATCAGGCAGCCGGTCGGCGTGGTGGCGGCGATCACGCCATGGAACTTCCCGATGGCCATGCTGGCCCGCAAGATCGCACCGGCCATCGCGGCCGGTTGCGCCGTGGTCTGCAAGCCGGCCGAAGATACGCCGCTCACCGCGCTGGCCATGGCGAAGCTTTTACAGCAGGCCGGCGCGCCGGCCGGCCTCATCAATGTGCTGACCACCTCGCGCGAGCGCGCCGGTCCGCTGGCCGACGTCTGGCTGGCCGATGCGCGGGTGCGCAAGATTTCCTTCACCGGCTCCACCGCGGTCGGCAAGCACCTGGCGCGCGAGAGTGCCGGCACCCTCAAGCGGCTGTCGCTTGAACTGGGTGGCAATGCGCCTTTCATCGTGTTCGACGATGCCGATATCGATGCCGCGGTGGCCGGCCTGATGGTGGCGAAGTTCCGCAATGCCGGCCAGACCTGCATCTGCCCCAACCGGGTCTATGTGCAGCAGGCCGTGTACGAGCGCTTCATCGGCAAGCTGGCTGAGAAGGTCGGCAGCCTGACCATCGGCCCGGCCGCCGGCGGCCGGGCCGAGATCGGCCCGCTAATTAATGCCCGCGCGGTAGAGAAGGTCGAGCAGCATTTGAAGGATGCGCTGGAGCAGGGCGCGCGGCTGGTGGTAGGCGGCCAGCGCCATGCCTGCCCGGACGCGCCCAACGGGCACTTCTTCACGCCTACCGTTGTCGCTGACGTCACCGCCGCAATGCGCATGTCCTGCGAGGAAACTTTCGGACCGGTGGTGCCGGTGACGTCCTTCGCCACCGAAGCCGAGGTGGTGGAAATGGCCAATGCCACACCCTTCGGCCTGGCCGCCTATTTCTATTCCCGCGACATCGACCGCATCTGGGAAGTGGCCGAGGCAATCGAGGCCGGCATGGTCGCGGTCAATGACGGCGCGCTGTCGACTGAGATTGCGCCGTTTGGCGGCATCAAGGATTCGGGCTATGGCCGCGAGGGATCGCGCTATGGCCTGGACGAGTACATGAACATCAAATACATCCGCCACGGCAGCCTGGCGCGCCGCCTGCCTGGCTGA
- a CDS encoding altronate dehydratase family protein — translation MNTVTDNHYTRSLIRLHDTDNVLIAKAQLSLGQPIDIDGATVRLRAQVPAGHKVAAHAIAKGNAIRKYDTIIGFASRDIEAGEHVHSHNIELREYERDPGFGLDVRPVDYVPQEQRASFMGIVRPDGQVGTRNFIGIFSSVNCSATAIKKIAEWFTPERLAAYPNVDGVVAFAQTSGCGMSSPSYHFDVLRRTIAGYVRHPNLAGALIVGLGCERNQVADLVSSQGLKEDGLLRTMVMQEVGGTRQTIEAGIAMVREMLPAANAVQRQKVPASHIKVGLECGGSDGFSGISANPALGAAMDILVRHGGTAILSETPEIHGVENMLTRRAVSPEVGQKLLDRLEWWKEYTRGQNAQFNGVVGHGNQQGGLANIFEKSLGSAMKGGTTPLQGVYEYAEPIDRAGFVFMDSPGYDPVAATGQIASGANLICFTTGRGSMFGSKPAPTIKLASNTAMYERLKEDMDINCGLVIDGEATMQQMGQIIFDEILRAASGAPTKSELLGLGDHEFIPWHLGVVS, via the coding sequence ATGAATACCGTCACCGATAACCACTACACCCGCAGCCTAATAAGGCTGCACGATACCGACAACGTGCTGATCGCCAAGGCCCAACTCTCGCTGGGCCAGCCAATCGACATCGACGGCGCCACCGTGCGGCTGCGGGCCCAGGTGCCAGCGGGTCACAAGGTGGCTGCCCATGCGATCGCCAAGGGAAACGCGATCCGCAAGTACGACACCATCATCGGCTTTGCTTCGCGCGACATCGAGGCCGGCGAGCATGTGCACTCGCATAACATCGAGCTGCGCGAATACGAGCGCGACCCCGGCTTTGGCCTCGATGTGCGGCCGGTCGACTATGTGCCGCAAGAGCAGCGCGCCAGCTTCATGGGCATCGTGCGGCCCGACGGCCAGGTCGGCACCCGCAACTTCATCGGCATCTTCTCGTCGGTGAATTGCTCGGCCACCGCGATCAAGAAAATCGCCGAATGGTTCACGCCGGAGCGCCTGGCCGCCTATCCCAACGTGGACGGCGTGGTGGCCTTCGCGCAGACCAGCGGCTGCGGCATGTCCTCGCCCAGCTACCATTTCGACGTGCTGCGCCGGACCATCGCCGGCTATGTGCGCCATCCCAACCTGGCCGGTGCGCTGATCGTGGGCCTGGGCTGCGAGCGCAACCAGGTGGCTGATCTGGTGAGTTCGCAGGGCCTGAAGGAAGACGGCCTGCTGCGCACCATGGTCATGCAGGAAGTCGGCGGCACCCGCCAGACCATTGAGGCTGGCATCGCGATGGTCAGGGAGATGCTGCCGGCCGCCAACGCGGTGCAGCGGCAGAAGGTGCCGGCCAGCCATATCAAGGTCGGCCTCGAATGCGGCGGCTCGGATGGCTTTTCCGGCATCAGCGCCAATCCGGCGCTGGGCGCGGCGATGGACATCCTTGTGCGCCATGGCGGCACCGCGATCCTGTCCGAGACGCCGGAAATCCACGGCGTGGAAAACATGCTGACGCGGCGCGCGGTATCGCCGGAAGTGGGCCAGAAGCTGCTCGACCGGCTGGAATGGTGGAAGGAATACACCCGCGGCCAGAATGCGCAGTTCAATGGCGTGGTAGGCCACGGCAACCAGCAGGGCGGCCTGGCCAACATCTTCGAGAAGTCGCTTGGTTCGGCGATGAAGGGCGGCACCACGCCGCTGCAGGGCGTGTATGAATACGCCGAGCCGATCGACCGCGCCGGCTTCGTCTTCATGGACTCGCCCGGCTATGATCCGGTGGCCGCCACCGGCCAGATCGCTAGCGGCGCCAATTTGATCTGCTTCACCACCGGCCGCGGCTCGATGTTCGGCTCCAAGCCGGCGCCGACCATCAAGCTGGCCAGCAATACCGCGATGTACGAGCGCCTGAAGGAAGACATGGACATCAACTGCGGCCTGGTGATCGACGGCGAAGCCACCATGCAGCAGATGGGCCAAATTATCTTCGACGAGATCCTGCGCGCCGCTTCCGGCGCCCCGACTAAGAGCGAACTGCTGGGCCTGGGCGACCATGAGTTCATCCCCTGGCACCTGGGCGTGGTCAGCTGA
- a CDS encoding tripartite tricarboxylate transporter substrate binding protein, whose translation MNIKRRQLLLGVASGLAGAALPLGSALAQSDYPNRPITFLCPWPAGGTADVTMRALAKVLSDHLGQPVVFENRAGASGMIGARALAVAKPDGYTIGQIPISVTRFAQLGTVTFDPLKDFTYLARASGQTFGIVVRADSPYKTLADLVAAAKANPGKLTFASAGVAGATHVGMEEFLLAAGAKMNHIPYKGGAPALTDLMGGQVDALADSSSWAPYVEQGKLRLLATWGEQRPPRFAKAPTLKEAGYNLVVDAPNGIGAPAGLEPQVAEKLRVALKKAILSPEFKQACDRIDAPVMYQDADDYRKYVLSQYVHEKRLIEKLNLKEQIKNG comes from the coding sequence ATGAACATCAAACGCCGTCAATTGCTGCTGGGCGTGGCTTCCGGCCTGGCCGGCGCGGCGCTGCCGCTGGGCTCGGCGCTAGCGCAGTCGGACTACCCGAACCGGCCGATCACCTTCCTGTGCCCGTGGCCGGCGGGCGGCACCGCCGATGTCACCATGCGCGCACTGGCCAAGGTGCTGTCGGATCACCTGGGCCAGCCAGTGGTGTTTGAAAACCGCGCGGGCGCCTCCGGCATGATCGGCGCCCGCGCGTTGGCGGTGGCCAAGCCGGACGGCTACACCATCGGCCAGATCCCGATCTCGGTGACCCGCTTTGCGCAGCTCGGCACGGTGACCTTCGATCCGCTGAAGGACTTCACTTATCTTGCTCGCGCTTCCGGCCAGACCTTCGGCATCGTGGTGCGCGCCGACTCGCCTTACAAGACGCTGGCTGACCTGGTGGCTGCCGCCAAGGCTAATCCCGGCAAGCTGACCTTCGCCAGTGCCGGCGTAGCCGGCGCTACCCATGTCGGCATGGAAGAATTCCTGCTGGCCGCCGGCGCGAAGATGAACCATATCCCGTACAAGGGCGGCGCGCCGGCCCTGACCGACTTAATGGGCGGCCAGGTCGATGCGCTGGCCGATTCCAGCTCTTGGGCGCCGTATGTCGAGCAGGGAAAGCTGCGCCTGCTGGCGACCTGGGGCGAGCAGCGCCCGCCGCGCTTTGCCAAAGCGCCGACCCTGAAGGAAGCCGGCTACAACCTGGTGGTGGATGCGCCGAATGGCATCGGCGCGCCGGCCGGGCTGGAGCCGCAGGTGGCCGAGAAGCTGCGGGTGGCGCTGAAGAAGGCGATCCTGAGCCCGGAATTCAAGCAGGCCTGCGACCGCATCGACGCGCCCGTGATGTACCAGGACGCCGACGACTACCGCAAGTACGTGCTGTCGCAGTATGTGCATGAAAAGCGCCTGATCGAGAAGCTCAACCTGAAGGAACAGATCAAGAACGGTTGA
- a CDS encoding LacI family DNA-binding transcriptional regulator, with translation MPAKRARRGSGGITLRELAQMVGVTKVTISRALNTPERVSPETLQKIQEAVRQTGYVPNLVAGSLASNRSRLVMALVPSLAGSVFQETTEAMTTALAEAGYQLLIGQSGYDKAREDALIDAVIGRRPAGIVLTGVMHSPVSRERLRGAGVPVVETWDLTDTPIDMLVGFSHDAVGQEAARYLHGRGARHAAVITPGDARALVRSAAFGKAMQALCGRPVPVYAMPSPTHLGNGREALALLLQEHPETDAVFCGADSLALGALIEARAKSLAVPGQLKVLGYGDQNFARHTDPSLSTMRIDGTQIGKLAARMLVDRIEGRAVVHESVDVGFELVERDSA, from the coding sequence ATGCCGGCAAAGCGGGCGCGTCGCGGCTCGGGCGGCATAACCCTGCGCGAGCTGGCGCAGATGGTGGGCGTGACCAAGGTCACGATTTCCCGCGCGCTCAACACGCCCGAGCGGGTGTCGCCCGAAACGCTGCAGAAGATCCAAGAAGCGGTCCGCCAGACCGGTTACGTGCCCAACCTCGTGGCCGGCTCACTGGCGTCGAACCGCAGCCGGCTAGTGATGGCGCTGGTGCCGTCGCTGGCCGGCTCGGTATTCCAGGAAACCACCGAGGCCATGACCACCGCGCTGGCCGAGGCCGGCTACCAGCTCCTGATCGGTCAAAGCGGCTATGACAAGGCGCGTGAGGATGCGCTGATCGATGCCGTCATCGGTCGTCGTCCGGCCGGCATTGTGCTGACCGGCGTGATGCATTCGCCGGTATCGCGCGAGCGGCTGCGCGGCGCCGGCGTGCCGGTGGTCGAGACCTGGGACCTGACCGACACGCCGATCGACATGCTAGTCGGCTTTTCGCATGATGCGGTGGGCCAGGAGGCGGCGCGCTACCTGCATGGCCGCGGTGCCCGCCATGCAGCGGTGATCACGCCCGGCGACGCCCGCGCGCTGGTGCGCAGCGCCGCCTTCGGCAAGGCAATGCAGGCGCTGTGCGGCCGGCCGGTGCCGGTCTATGCCATGCCCTCGCCTACCCACCTTGGCAATGGCCGCGAGGCGCTGGCGCTGTTGCTGCAGGAGCATCCGGAGACGGACGCGGTGTTCTGCGGCGCCGACAGCTTGGCGCTAGGCGCACTGATCGAGGCGCGCGCCAAGAGCCTGGCGGTGCCTGGCCAGCTAAAGGTGCTGGGCTATGGCGACCAGAACTTCGCCCGCCACACCGACCCGTCGCTGTCGACCATGCGCATCGACGGCACCCAAATCGGCAAGCTGGCGGCGCGCATGCTGGTGGACCGCATCGAGGGGCGCGCGGTGGTGCATGAGAGCGTGGATGTGGGTTTCGAGCTGGTGGAGCGGGACAGCGCCTGA